Proteins encoded within one genomic window of Fragaria vesca subsp. vesca linkage group LG1, FraVesHawaii_1.0, whole genome shotgun sequence:
- the LOC101307836 gene encoding probable LRR receptor-like serine/threonine-protein kinase At4g37250-like, giving the protein MTTLNPILLLLPLLLAQCSYGLNTDGLLLLSFKLSILQDPQLVLQNWNPNDETPCSWRGVTCATILTPPENVFYPRVISLALPSSELVGSIPANLGMIEQLQSLNLSDNSLNGSLPLSLFNSTQLQVLDLAFNRIAGVLPEAVSELPRSLSLLNLSDNAMEGKIPSDLGSLTNLTVISLKNNYFSGEIPAGFAAVEVLDLSSNLINGSLPSDFGGDSLRYFNVSHNELSGEIPASFAEKFPGNATLDLSFNNLTGAIPESRVFLNQETESFRGNPDLCGEETEHNPCPIPSSPSSNSPNSPPAFAAIPRTMNSSDDDAVSPGSAKGSSGKSQTGLKTATIVGIVAGDVAGIAVIAMVFLYVYRMRRKKKKEKTASGDVTTLKNEPNNPVVTDWSSSSSESRGFTRWSCLRNKKGETEEQSSDSSSSDSEEAQTEQNGHKGSESKRQTESEQSKGGTLVTLDGEKQLELETLLKASAYILGATGSSIMYKAVLEDGSSLAVRRIGEHSVDRFKDFENQIRLVAKLVHPNLVRVRGFFWGVDEKLIIYDFVPNGSLANARYRKVGSSPCHLPWEARLRIAKGVARGLGYLHEKKHVHGNLKPTNILLGADMEPKIGDFGLERLLSGDTSYKIGSSTRNFGSKRSTASRDSFQDFTLGPSPGPSPSPSAMGTSPYHAPESLRSLKPHPKWDVFSFGIILLELITGKVVVVDELGQGLGLSIDDPNRAFRMADMAIRGELEGKEEPLLALFKLGYSCASPVPQKRPAMKEALQALEKFPCSPSSSYYYGHL; this is encoded by the exons ATGACCACCCTAAACCCCATTCTTCTTCTTCTTCCGCTTCTTCTAGCTCAATGCTCTTATGGGCTCAACACAGATGGACTTCTTCTCCTCTCTTTCAAACTCTCCATCCTCCAAGACCCTCAGCTAGTCCTCCAAAATTGGAACCCCAACGACGAAACACCATGCTCATGGCGAGGTGTCACCTGCGCCACAATTCTCACTCCTCCTGAGAATGTCTTCTACCCTAGAGTCATCTCCCTAGCTCTCCCAAGCTCTGAGCTTGTGGGTTCGATCCCTGCCAATCTTGGCATGATCGAACAGCTCCAAAGCCTCAATCTTTCCGATAATTCCCTCAATGGGTCTCTCCCATTGTCTCTCTTCAACTCGACCCAGCTTCAAGTTCTTGACTTGGCTTTTAATCGAATCGCTGGCGTGTTGCCTGAAGCCGTTTCAGAGCTACCCAGAAGTCTCAGTCTTCTTAATCTTTCTGACAATGCCATGGAGGGTAAGATACCCAGTGATCTTGGCTCTCTGACCAACTTGACGGTGATTTCTTTGAAGAATAATTACTTCTCCGGCGAAATTCCGGCTGGGTTTGCAGCCGTGGAGGTTCTGGATCTGTCGTCCAATCTGATCAACGGATCTCTGCCGTCCGATTTCGGCGGCGACAGTCTCCGTTACTTTAACGTCTCCCACAACGAACTTTCCGGCGAAATCCCGGCGAGTTTCGCGGAGAAATTCCCGGGTAATGCGACTCTTGATCTCTCCTTCAACAACCTCACCGGCGCAATCCCGGAATCTCGGGTTTTCTTGAACCAGGAAACGGAGTCGTTTCGCGGCAACCCTGATCTCTGCGGCGAGGAAACAGAGCACAACCCTTGCCCTATTCCTTCTTCGCCGTCTTCCAACTCACCCAACTCTCCTCCGGCGTTTGCCGCGATTCCCAGAACGATGAACTCCTCCGATGACGATGCAGTTTCGCCGGGATCGGCAAAAGGGTCGTCGGGAAAATCCCAAACCGGGCTCAAGACGGCGACCATCGTCGGAATTGTGGCCGGCGATGTTGCCGGGATTGCTGTTATTGCGATGGTGTTCTTGTACGTATACAGAATGAGGAGGAAGAAGAAGAAGGAGAAGACAGCAAGCGGCGACGTCACGACGCTGAAGAACGAACCCAACAACCCAGTAGTGACGGATTGGTCTTCTTCTTCATCAGAATCAAGAGGGTTTACACGGTGGTCTTGCCTGAGAAACAAGAAGGGCGAAACGGAGGAGCAGAGCTCCGATTCCAGCAGCTCTGATAGTGAAGAAGCTCAAACGGAGCAGAATGGTCACAAGGGTAGTGAGAGCAAGCGGCAAACAGAGTCAGAACAGAGCAAAGGAGGCACATTGGTGACACTCGACGGCGAAAAGCAGCTTGAGCTCGAGACTCTGCTCAAAGCATCAGCCTACATTTTGGGTGCTACTGGTTCTAGCATAATGTACAAGGCGGTTTTGGAAGATGGGAGTAGTCTAGCGGTTCGGAGAATCGGAGAGCATAGTGTGGATCGGTTCAAGGATTTCGAGAACCAAATCCGGCTGGTAGCGAAATTGGTGCACCCAAATTTGGTTCGTGTTCGTGGATTCTTTTGGGGAGTTGATGAGAAGCTCATCATCTATGATTTCGTCCCAAATGGCAGCCTCGCCAATGCTCGTTACA GGAAGGTGGGCTCGTCGCCTTGTCATCTACCATGGGAAGCGAGGCTGAGGATAGCAAAGGGGGTGGCCCGTGGGCTCGGCTACCTCCACGAGAAGAAGCACGTCCATGGGAATCTCAAGCCCACCAACATTCTCCTCGGTGCCGATATGGAGCCCAAAATCGGCGATTTTGGTCTCGAGAGACTGTTGTCCGGCGACACGAGTTATAAGATTGGAAGCTCGACGAGGAACTTCGGAAGCAAGAGGTCCACGGCTTCGCGTGACAGCTTTCAAGATTTCACACTCGGGCCTAGCCCGGGCCCGAGTCCGAGCCCTAGCGCGATGGGGACGTCGCCCTATCATGCGCCCGAGTCGCTTCGGAGCCTCAAGCCCCACCCCAAGTGGGATGTGTTCTCGTTTGGGATCATATTGCTTGAGTTGATAACGGGGAAAGTTGTGGTTGTGGATGAGTTGGGCCAAGGTCTTGGGCTTTCGATCGATGATCCAAACCGCGCTTTTCGGATGGCTGATATGGCTATTCGAGGCGAGTTGGAGGGCAAGGAGGAACCCTTGTTGGCTCTCTTCAAGTTAGGGTACAGTTGTGCATCACCAGTTCCACAAAAGAGACCAGCAATGAAAGAAGCCCTACAAGCTCTTGAGAAATTTCCATGTTCACCTTCATCATCATATTATTATGGCCACTTATAA